The Henckelia pumila isolate YLH828 chromosome 2, ASM3356847v2, whole genome shotgun sequence genome includes a window with the following:
- the LOC140883866 gene encoding sodium/calcium exchanger NCL-like: MAALALKAVILILLSSSIAQGRIIKLKSSSDHLISDGVSDHVADNKSSSDIMTSSADSPPPNGGCRHQYGFLPCAENGGGFIFQIIVYQGLLIYGEKQLGKGSKVLFNILGTGKFGGIIFRILMALPSMMLMIVSGVFMSKENAASQVSVGVGIYAGMTVFGLTLQWGICVIVGRRDLPQKSTTDHIESSGLNCLPAKEKLMLLRETGVTIDRETRTTAGIMLLSLIPYITVQLVNVFKNLFENRLLTLIALLVAIFSLLSYFLYQILNPWIQERSLDYSKYELLRAGFLKHVGRLGDIVNEDGKLNTTVIKKLFADTDKDENKCITKTEIEKLVLEIIESGKMKVDNRYAVSEIMNTFDFDSDMNITEQEFVVGCRKWIDETKSSEHGDSGSGNIFHELFQLFKERKEDDPREIDRIMSKILKHAQTQMLKSESLITEDGRPNIERIRTLFKQFDRDENKSISKSELEQLISTVKFGEIQQNVDIVKELFKDFDQDNNSIIDEPEFVAGVSKWLKKAIRVANASDQTKSIDEFDKIVWKQEVHDKWALMISVVRVLFGIVVLTFLGGPLMESILGLSYSMSLPSFCISFVIVPLAMNARALIAAILPASRKSERSASLTFSEIYGGVIMNNISGLTTLLAIVYAKDLTWDYSAEVLTVIVVCAIIGIMAYSCTTYPLWTCLLAFLLYPFSLGLYCFVQFFWSWK, translated from the exons ATGGCTGCTCTAGCATTAAAAGCAGTGATCTTGATCCTTTTGAGCAGTAGCATAGCTCAAGGAAGAATCATAAAGCTAAAATCTTCCAGtgatcatctaatctcagatgGAGTTAGTGATCATGTTGCTGATAACAAGTCTTCATCTGACATCATGACCTCAAGTGCCGATTCGCCGCCTCCGAATGGCGGCTGCAGACATCAGTATGGCTTCCTTCCATGTGCAGAGAATGGTGGAGGATTCATCTTCCAGATAATAGTTTATCAAGGTCTCCTCATATATGGAGAAAAGCAACTGGGGAAAGGGAGCAAGGTGCTTTTCAATATTCTTGGAACTGGGAAATTCGGGGGCATTATTTTTCGAATTCTCATGGCCTTACCATCGATGATGCTGATGATCG TGTCTGGAGTTTTCATGAGCAAAGAGAATGCTGCATCTCAAGTCTCGGTGGGAGTCGGTATCTATGCGGGGATGACGGTCTTTGGTCTTACTCTGCAATGGGGTATATGTGTGATAGTTGGCAGAAGAGATTTACCCCAAAAATCAACAACTGATCATATTGAATCATCTGGTTTGAATTGTTTGCCAGCCAAAGAAAAGCTAATGCTATTGAGAG AAACCGGAGTTACCATTGATCGAGAGACTCGAACCACTGCTGGGATTATGCTCTTATCTTTGATTCCATACATTACTGTGCAGCTCGTTAACGTTTTCAAGAATTTGTTTGAAAATCGTTTGTTGACTTTGATAGCACTCCTAGTTGCCATCTTTTCTCTGCTCTCATATTTTCTCTATCAG attttgaatccatGGAttcaagaaagaagtttagacTACTCCAAGTATGAGCTTCTGAGGGCTGGATTTCTGAAACACGTGGGACGGCTAGGCGATATCGTGAATGAAGATGGGAAGCTCAATACTACTGTCATAAAAAA ATTATTCGCTGATACGGATAAAGATGAGAATAAATGTATAACAAAGACTGAGATAGAAAAGCTGGTTCTTGAGATCATTGAAAGTGGGAAAATGAAAGTCGATAACAGATATGCAGTTTCTGAGATTATGAACACATTTGATTTCGACAGTGACATGAATATCACCGAGCAAGAATTCGTTGTTGGATGCAGGAAATGGATTGATGAAACCAAATCATCAGAACATGGTGATTCTGGTTCAGGAAACATTTTTCATGAG CTTTTCCAACTATTTAAAGAGAGGAAAGAAGATGATCCTAGAGAGATAGACCGGATAATGTCCAAGATTTTGAAACATGCTCAAACACAAATGCTTAAATCTGAATCTCTGATCACAGAGGACGGAAGGCCAAACATTGAGCGTATTCGAAC TCTGTTCAAGCAATTTGACAGGGATGAAAACAAGTCGATTTCGAAATCTGAACTAGAACAATTAATTAGTACTGTCAAATTTGGGGAAATCCAGCAAAATGTTGACATAGTAAAGGAGCTGTTCAAAGATTTTGATCAAGACAATAACAGTATAATCGATGAACCTGAATTTGTCGCTGGAGTATCAAAATGGCTCAAGAAGGCCATTCGAGTCGCAAATGCCTCAGACCAGACAAAATCCATAGATGAATTCGACAAG ATTGTGTGGAAACAAGAAGTGCATGACAAATGGGCATTGATGATATCAGTAGTCCGAGTTCTGTTTGGCATTGTTGTACTGACTTTTCTTGGAGGACCTCTAATGGAGAGTATTCTGGGATTGTCGTATTCGATGAGTTTACCATCTTTCTGCATATCATTTGTGATAGTCCCATTGGCCATGAATGCAAGAGCTCTAATAGCAGCAATCTTGCCTGCCAGCCGTAAGAGCGAAAGATCTGCTTCTTTGACATTTTCCGAG ATTTATGGAGGAGTTATCATGAACAACATTTCAGGATTGACAACTTTGTTGGCTATTGTGTATGCAAAAGATTTGACATGGGATTATTCAGCAGAAGTGCTAACTGTTATTGTGGTGTGTGCTATTATAGGCATAATGGCTTACTCATGCACCACTTATCCTCTATGGACTTGCTTATTAGCATTTTTGCTCTATCCTTtctccttgggattgtattgttttgtacagTTTTTCTGGAGTTGGAAGTAA
- the LOC140883751 gene encoding sodium/calcium exchanger NCL-like — MLLYAMCNNIFSPLAMAALALNVIIVIFLSSIVQGRIIKLNSSNDLVSDGVNDHVANNGSSYIVLSADSSPANGGCSHTYGFLPCAENAGGYIFEIIVYQGLLIYGERQLGKGSKVLFHILGTGKFGGIIFRILMALPSMMLMIVTGVFLSKESAESQVSVGVGIYAGMTVFSLTLHWGICVIVGRRNLPQKSTIETSCSNCLPANEKLLRLRDTGVTIDPETRTTAGIMLLSLIPYITVQLVNVFRNVIANRWLSLIALLVAVFSLLSYFLYQILNPWIQERSLDYSKYEILRAGFLKHVKRLGNIVNEEGKLNTPVIQKLFAETDKDQNKCLTKTEIEKLVLDIMHSGKMKVDNKYAVSEIMKTFDFDSDMRINEQEFINGCKKWIDETSSSSEHGDHSGSGHIFHELFQVFKEKKEDDPKEIDRIMSKILKHAQTQLLRSESLIAEDGRPNVDRIQTLFRKFDTDKSQSISKSELEQLISTVKFGEIQQNHDIVKELFKDFDQDNNDMIDEPEFVAGVTKWLNKAIRVANTSDKTKSIDEFDKIVWKEEVQDKWAFIMAVFQVLFGIVTLTFLGGPLTNGILELSSSMSLPSFCISFVIVPFAMNARALLAAILPASHKSERSASLTFSEIYGGVIMNNISGLTTLLALVFAKDLTWDYSAEVLTIIVVCAIIGIMAYSCTTYPLWTCLLAFLLYPFSLGLYCFAQFVWNYK, encoded by the exons ATGTTGCTGTATGCAATGTGTAACAACATTTTCTCACCACTGGCAATGGCTGCTCTTGCATTGAACGTGATTATTGTGATCTTTTTGAGCAGCATAGTTCAAGGAAGAATCATAAAACTCAATTCCTCGAATGATTTGGTCTCAGATGGAGTTAATGATCATGTTGCCAATAATGGATCCTCGTATATTGTCTTGAGTGCCGATTCGTCGCCTGCGAATGGCGGGTGCAGCCATACGTATGGTTTCCTTCCATGTGCAGAAAATGCTGGAGGATACATCTTCGAGATAATAGTATACCAAGGCCTGCTTATATATGGAGAAAGGCAGCTGGGGAAAGGGAGCAAGGTGCTTTTCCATATTCTTGGAACTGGGAAATTCGGCGGCATTATTTTTCGAATTCTCATGGCCTTACCTTCGATGATGCTGATGATTG TGACTGGAGTTTTCCTGAGCAAGGAGAGTGCTGAATCTCAAGTCTCGGTGGGAGTCGGTATCTATGCAGGAATGACCGTCTTTAGTCTTACTTTGCATTGGGGTATATGTGTGATAGTTGGCAGAAGAAACTTACCTCAAAAATCAACTATCGAAACATCGTGTTCGAATTGTTTGCCAGCCAATGAAAAACTACTCCGCCTGAGAG ATACCGGTGTTACAATTGATCCGGAGACTCGAACCACTGCGGGGATTATGCTCCTTTCTTTGATTCCTTACATCACTGTGCAGCTGGTTAATGTTTTCAGGAATGTGATAGCAAACCGTTGGCTGTCCTTGATAGCGCTCTTAGTCGCAGTCTTTTCACTGCTTTCGTATTTTCTCTATCAG ATTTTGAACCCCTGGAttcaagaaagaagtttagacTACTCCAAGTATGAGATTCTGCGGGCTGGATTTCTAAAACACGTGAAACGGCTAGGGAACATCGTGAATGAAGAGGGGAAACTCAACACTCCTGTCATACAGAA ATTGTTCGCGGAAACGGATAAAGATCAGAATAAATGCCTAACAAAAACTGAGATAGAGAAGCTGGTTCTTGACATCATGCATAGTGGGAAAATGAAAGTGGATAACAAATATGCAGTTTCTGAGATTATGAAAACATTTGATTTCGATAGCGACATGAGAATTAATGAGCAAGAATTCATCAATGGATGCAAGAAATGGATTGATGAAACCAGTTCATCATCAGAACATGGTGATCATTCTGGTTCAGGGCACATTTTTCATGAG CTTTTTCAAGTATTTAAAGAGAAGAAAGAAGACGATCCTAAAGAGATAGATCGGATAATGTCCAAGATTTTGAAACATGCTCAAACACAACTACTTAGATCTGAATCTTTGATTGCAGAGGATGGAAGGCCAAACGTTGATCGTATTCAAAC GCTTTTCAGGAAATTTGACACTGACAAAAGCCAGTCGATATCGAAATCTGAACTAGAGCAACTAATAAGTACGGTCAAATTTGGGGAGATTCAGCAAAACCACGACATAGTAAAGGAACTTTTCAAAGATTTTGATCAAGACAACAATGATATGATTGATGAACCTGAATTTGTGGCCGGAGTAACAAAATGGCTTAATAAGGCCATTCGTGTCGCAAATACCTCAGACAAGACAAAAAGTATAGATGAATTCGACAAG ATTGTGTGGAAAGAAGAAGTGCAGGACAAATGGGCTTTTATCATGGCAGTATTCCAAGTCCTGTTTGGCATTGTGACATTGACCTTTCTTGGAGGACCTCTAACGAATGGTATTCTAGAGCTATCGTCGTCCATGAGTTTACCATCTTTCTGCATATCATTCGTGATTGTTCCATTCGCCATGAATGCAAGAGCACTACTAGCAGCAATCTTGCCCGCCAGCCATAAGAGCGAAAGATCTGCTTCTTTAACATTTTCGGAG ATTTATGGAGGAGTTATAATGAACAACATTTCAGGATTGACAACTTTGTTGGCTCTTGTGTTTGCAAAAGATTTGACATGGGATTATTCAGCAGAAGTGCTAACTATTATTGTGGTGTGTGCTATTATAGGCATAATGGCTTACTCATGCACCACTTATCCTCTATGGACTTGCTTATTAGCATTTTTGCTCTATCCTTTCTCCCTTGGATTGTACTGTTTTGCCCAGTTTGTCTGGAACTACAAGTGA
- the LOC140884026 gene encoding senescence-specific cysteine protease SAG39-like, whose amino-acid sequence MAMTPTWKLAFTTLFVMQLWATNYQATARTVPHSSSMVERHEQWMTQNGRVYKDDTEKAKRFKIFKENVEYIESFNEAGLRSYKLGINKFADLTNEEFRAARNGYKRGSHPVSPKASSFKYSNMSAIPSSVDWRKKGAVTDIKDQGQCGCCWAFSAVAATEGIHQLTTRKLVSLSEQELVDCDTSEDQGCNGGLMDYAFQYIIGNKGLTTESNYPYQGVDGTCSTQKESSHIAKITGYEDVPANSESSLLKAVANQPVSVAIDAGGSDFQFYSSGVFTGECGTDLDHGVTAVGYGKTSDGTKYWLVKNSWGSSWGESGYIRMQRGISAAEGLCGIAMEASYPTA is encoded by the exons ATGGCCATGACTCCAACTTGGAAGCTTGCTTTTACAACTCTCTTTGTGATGCAGTTGTGGGCTACTAATTATCAAGCCACAGCGCGCACGGTGCCTCATTCGTCATCAATGGTTGAGAGACATGAGCAATGGATGACACAAAATGGACGTGTATATAAGGATGACACAGAGAAGGCGAAAAGGTTCAAAATATTCAAGGAAAATGTGGAGTACATCGAGTCTTTCAATGAAGCCGGACTTCGATCTTACAAACTTGGCATCAACAAGTTTGCTGATTTGACGAACGAGGAGTTTCGGGCAGCCCGAAATGGATACAAAAGGGGATCCCATCCAGTATCACCAAAAGCTTCATCTTTCAAATATTCCAACATGTCTGCAATTCCGTCAAGTGTGGATTGGAGAAAGAAGGGGGCTGTTACAGACATCAAGGATCAAGGCCAATGTG GATGCTGCTGGGCCTTCTCTGCTGTGGCAGCCACAGAAGGAATCCACCAGCTCACCACAAGGAAACTAGTCTCATTATCCGAGCAAGAGCTTGTCGATTGCGACACAAGTGAAGACCAGGGGTGCAATGGTGGTCTCATGGACTATGCCTTCCAATACATAATAGGAAATAAGGGACTGACCACTGAATCTAATTATCCCTACCAAGGAGTCGATGGCACCTGCAGCACACAAAAAGAATCCTCCCATATCGCAAAGATCACAGGATACGAGGATGTTCCAGCCAATAGCGAGTCATCGTTGCTAAAAGCCGTGGCAAACCAACCTGTATCCGTGGCCATTGATGCTGGTGGATCAGACTTTCAATTCTACTCTAGTGGAGTATTTACAGGAGAATGTGGAACCGATCTAGACCACGGTGTCACCGCAGTCGGTTACGGGAAAACTAGCGACGGTACAAAGTATTGGTTGGTGAAGAATTCTTGGGGAAGTAGCTGGGGTGAGAGTGGATATATTAGAATGCAAAGAGGCATTTCTGCTGCAGAGGGTCTTTGTGGCATTGCAATGGAAGCTTCTTATCCCACtgcttaa